A stretch of Desulfotalea psychrophila LSv54 DNA encodes these proteins:
- a CDS encoding tetratricopeptide repeat protein gives MGKRSLLIICALPLLISCSAITTERSTTPASIQEENGQICAYSSFLKAHTEELNSNYENALQYYQEALICDPGSIYIQNKLPLMMIKMGAFEEARIWIENNMTTQQDKIFLSLLLARLYSETGNPERATDIYNHLLKEKETTNILLRLALLYHNLGQYRQAEAVYYRILHTNNDSYLAHLYLAQNLFADNQLQKAATHYEKALKLEWSIPLAYEVGNFYTELSDYEQSLALYNKILLTDQSEELAFSLKLLSLLQIKKTEQALKELNNRRSYSENPEYLDLLVSQTLLAKGQTVQAEKLLEEMIPRYSSGKAALTLSILAYEKQQYNKALQWLRYIKNNDTSYEQSIHLRLQILFQINQFSQAIKIINAQIKAENTPYWYKLLAATYSQSKNEKMAEQTYRHGLKEFPVDPDISYAYALFLDKKERFSEAVDLMLEVLKKNSANVQALNFIGYTWANNEINLPQAKIYLQKAARLLPENGFIHDSLGWCYYKLGEWDMALTELQKAHKIEPQDPFIAEHLGDTYLRLQDYENAIIIYRSALKLYKERDIRQKEIFLKEKIGHILSQAQENRP, from the coding sequence ATGGGTAAACGGTCTCTTCTTATCATCTGCGCCCTGCCCCTACTGATCTCCTGTAGCGCAATAACTACGGAAAGGTCAACGACACCAGCCAGTATCCAAGAGGAGAATGGGCAGATTTGCGCCTATTCCTCCTTTTTGAAGGCACACACAGAAGAGCTGAACTCTAATTACGAAAATGCCCTCCAGTACTACCAAGAGGCCCTGATCTGTGATCCAGGATCAATCTACATACAAAACAAACTGCCTCTAATGATGATCAAGATGGGAGCTTTTGAAGAGGCAAGAATCTGGATAGAAAACAATATGACTACCCAGCAGGACAAAATTTTTCTCTCTCTCCTCTTGGCCAGACTCTATAGCGAAACAGGAAATCCGGAACGGGCAACAGATATATATAATCACCTTCTCAAAGAAAAAGAGACTACAAATATACTTCTTCGCCTCGCCCTTCTCTATCACAACCTTGGCCAATATCGACAGGCCGAGGCTGTCTACTATAGAATTCTCCATACCAACAATGACTCCTATCTTGCCCATCTCTATCTTGCCCAAAATCTCTTCGCCGACAATCAACTACAAAAGGCAGCAACCCATTATGAAAAGGCTCTTAAACTGGAGTGGTCAATACCTCTGGCCTATGAGGTGGGCAATTTTTACACTGAGTTAAGCGACTATGAACAGAGCCTGGCCCTCTATAATAAAATTTTGCTGACAGACCAGAGCGAAGAGCTTGCCTTTTCCCTGAAATTACTCTCTCTATTGCAAATAAAAAAAACAGAGCAAGCCCTCAAAGAACTCAATAATAGACGGAGCTATAGCGAAAACCCGGAGTATCTTGATTTGCTGGTCAGCCAGACCCTACTGGCCAAAGGACAGACAGTTCAGGCAGAAAAATTGCTTGAAGAGATGATTCCCCGCTACTCCTCAGGTAAGGCCGCACTGACCCTCTCTATCCTTGCCTACGAAAAACAACAGTATAATAAAGCATTGCAATGGCTTCGCTATATAAAAAATAACGATACAAGCTATGAACAGTCTATCCATCTACGTTTGCAAATCTTGTTCCAAATAAACCAATTTTCTCAGGCTATAAAAATCATAAACGCTCAAATAAAAGCAGAGAACACTCCTTATTGGTACAAGTTACTAGCAGCCACCTACAGCCAAAGTAAAAATGAGAAAATGGCAGAACAGACATATCGTCATGGCTTAAAGGAGTTCCCCGTTGATCCGGATATTTCGTATGCCTATGCCCTCTTTCTCGATAAAAAGGAACGCTTTTCTGAAGCGGTTGACCTCATGCTAGAGGTCCTGAAAAAAAACAGTGCAAATGTGCAGGCCCTTAATTTTATTGGTTACACCTGGGCAAATAACGAAATAAACCTCCCCCAAGCAAAAATATACCTACAAAAGGCTGCCAGATTACTGCCCGAGAATGGCTTTATCCACGATAGTCTGGGCTGGTGCTATTATAAATTAGGCGAATGGGACATGGCCCTGACCGAACTGCAAAAAGCCCACAAAATAGAACCTCAGGATCCCTTTATTGCCGAGCATCTGGGCGATACCTATCTCCGCTTGCAGGATTACGAAAATGCGATAATAATATACAGATCTGCGCTCAAACTCTATAAAGAGAGAGACATCCGCCAAAAAGAAATCTTCCTCAAAGAAAAAATAGGGCACATCCTCAGCCAAGCTCAAGAAAACAGACCATGA
- the tmk gene encoding dTMP kinase — MSNNPGKLIIFEGTDGAGKSTQIKMLANYLRSKGLDVIASFEPTNGPYGQKIRQLYTDRNKVTRNEELELFLADRREHVNKLINPAISAGKIVLCDRYYLSTAAYQGALGFDVEEILQRNSFAPTPDLALLLQIPVEDGRRRITSSRGEETNDFEKAEMLEKVSTIFNSLSFPYIRHINACQSIDNVQRDIIMQVKQLLKMA, encoded by the coding sequence ATGAGTAACAATCCTGGAAAATTAATTATCTTTGAGGGCACAGACGGCGCTGGGAAATCTACCCAGATAAAGATGCTTGCCAACTACCTTCGTAGTAAAGGTCTTGATGTTATAGCCAGCTTCGAACCAACAAATGGGCCCTATGGGCAAAAAATACGACAGCTCTATACAGACCGGAACAAGGTCACCAGAAACGAAGAGCTGGAGCTTTTTTTAGCCGACCGCCGAGAACACGTCAATAAACTTATCAACCCCGCAATCAGTGCTGGAAAAATAGTTCTCTGTGACAGATACTATCTCTCCACCGCGGCCTATCAGGGCGCACTAGGTTTTGATGTTGAAGAGATACTTCAGCGTAACAGCTTTGCCCCCACCCCTGATCTGGCCCTTCTTCTGCAAATTCCCGTAGAGGATGGCAGAAGGCGTATTACCAGTTCACGAGGGGAAGAAACTAATGATTTCGAAAAGGCGGAGATGCTTGAAAAGGTATCTACTATTTTCAATTCTCTCTCCTTTCCCTATATACGCCACATTAACGCCTGCCAATCCATAGATAATGTCCAAAGAGATATCATAATGCAGGTCAAACAATTATTAAAAATGGCATAA
- the pdxA gene encoding 4-hydroxythreonine-4-phosphate dehydrogenase PdxA: MQNQAPLPLAITMGCPSSIGPEIILKNFLHKTEQRANIVLGDIGILKKAAQELGLNVPITAWQPGEQIEQQSLLVMPLSNIKKHIWGAPDHASGTAMASYITKAVEMTQAGIFSGIVTCPISKASLNQAGFHFPGHTEMLASLTSTEKVGMMMAGDRLRVTLVTLHCPLATVAAQLSVPRVLEMIRITHTSLQDDLGFKMPRIGVAALNPHAGEGGLFGNEEATTLMPAIEQARAEGIKVSEPLPPDTVFVKAIAGEFDAVVCMYHDQGLIPFKLIHFEDGVNVTLGLPIVRTSVDHGTAYDIAGRGIASHSSLAAAIELAEQITIHRQQNL, from the coding sequence AAAACCAAGCTCCCCTGCCCCTCGCCATTACAATGGGTTGCCCCTCTAGTATCGGCCCTGAGATAATCTTAAAAAATTTCCTTCACAAAACAGAACAACGGGCAAATATTGTCCTTGGCGATATAGGTATTCTGAAAAAGGCAGCTCAGGAATTAGGCCTCAATGTCCCCATCACTGCCTGGCAACCAGGAGAACAGATAGAGCAACAGTCCCTTCTCGTTATGCCTCTCTCCAATATTAAAAAGCATATATGGGGAGCACCCGACCACGCCTCCGGAACGGCAATGGCCTCCTATATTACCAAGGCTGTAGAGATGACCCAGGCAGGAATATTCTCAGGCATCGTTACCTGCCCTATATCCAAGGCATCTCTGAATCAGGCAGGCTTCCATTTTCCCGGCCATACAGAAATGCTCGCCTCCTTGACCAGCACAGAGAAAGTTGGCATGATGATGGCAGGCGACCGACTCCGAGTTACCCTTGTTACCCTTCACTGTCCACTTGCGACAGTGGCCGCCCAGTTGAGCGTGCCCAGGGTGCTGGAGATGATCAGGATAACCCATACCAGTCTTCAGGATGATCTGGGTTTTAAAATGCCTCGGATTGGCGTGGCAGCACTCAATCCCCACGCCGGTGAGGGCGGACTTTTCGGCAATGAAGAGGCAACAACCCTCATGCCTGCCATAGAACAGGCCAGAGCAGAGGGAATAAAGGTAAGTGAGCCTTTACCCCCAGACACCGTTTTTGTTAAGGCCATTGCCGGAGAATTTGATGCCGTGGTCTGTATGTACCACGATCAAGGACTCATTCCCTTCAAGCTCATCCACTTTGAAGATGGTGTAAACGTTACCTTGGGTCTCCCCATCGTTCGCACCTCTGTGGACCATGGCACTGCCTATGACATTGCAGGAAGGGGTATTGCCAGCCACAGTAGCCTAGCCGCAGCAATTGAACTTGCAGAACAGATCACCATCCATAGACAACAAAATTTATAG